AGTGCGTGAGGACAGGGAAGGTGAGCGCGAACTGCGGCCCGTAGAACGCACGGGCGGGTTCCCCGATCACTACAGCATCAAAGCTACGGTCCCGACAAGCGACATCAGCAAGGAGACGTGACGCCTCTGGCCTGCGCTTCCACGGCAGCGAACGGCTCTGTCCCACATCGAAGTAGTCAGCGGCGAGGACTCCGCCGTGCGGAGTGATCAAGTCCATGGCCCGCCGCTTCTGCCAGCTGCGGCTCGCCTCCGGATCTTGAGCGTCCTCCGTGCTCACTCGGCCATAGAAGGCGAACCTCAGACTCACCCCACTACCCTTCCTGATCCGAGCATCCGGTCCCGCACCGCCATTATCACGTGTACCAGCGCGCTGTTGGCCTCGCGCGACAGTCGATAGTGGTCGGGCAGGACAATTTCAACATCCCCCACTGACATCGTCGGCGCAGCGATTCGAGCGTCACCCTCGCACCGGGCATTTGCTGTTGGGGATCCGTCAGCCATCGCATCCCCCTGGCAAATCCCATCGCTGGTTGCGGGCTTTGCCACGGACTTCCATCAGTCCGATGCGACGGGCGTCTATGCATCGGAGAGCCGCGGAGTTCACGAGGGTGCGATCACCGAGGCTGGTGAGGCCGGCACGGTCGAACTCCCACACCACCAGATCATCGCTATCGGTGGGGTCGAAACCTAAATCATGTTGGTATGCAGTGCTTTTCAGACGTTGTTCACGTGTCCAGGTGGCGCGGCGTTCCCGCAGCGCGGTCATCGTGGTGGAGTAGCGGCGGGATTTGCTGGTGATGTGCCCGCGGTAGCCCAGGGTGTGCAGCCACCGGCCGACACCGGCCAGTCCCCTATCGGCGAGTTGGCTGATGGTGGTCAGGATCGCCCGGACGTGATCGGACACATCCAAGTTGGCGATGGCCTCGGTGGAGATTCGTCGCGCGCTAATCCCTACGTCGGCTAAGGATTTGGTGACGTATTTCGCGAGGTAGCGAGCTACGCGGCGGCCTGGCAACATCCGGCCGTGTGGTGAATCGTCCTGCACAGCAGGACTTTCCGTGCCAGCGTGCCGGTTGTCGATGGGTTGAGTGTCGACTTGTGTGCCGAACCTGATCACCCGTGTCGCGGTATCTGAGGATGGGTCGGTGACCGTCACGGCTACGGTTCGAGCGGCCTGTTGGACGATGGTGGCCAGTTCGGTGGCTGTGAGGGGCGCTTGCCAGTAATGACCGCCGCAGTTATCGCCGTCGGGCGGGTCGAGGCGGATCAGGGCATGAATATGCGGGATGAGCCGGGCTTGCAATTCGACGACTTTGATGAAGCTGACCCGCACCGCATCCGGGTCGGCGCCCGTGGCGCGTAGCTCTCGGCGGAGTGTGCGGCGCAGGGTGATGGTGAAGCGTCGCCACAGTTCTGGCATGTGCCATGTGAACAGCACATGCCCGATGTAGTCGTAGCAGTCCGCGCAGATCGGCTGTCCCACATGGATGTCAGCTTCTCCGTGAGCTGTGCTGCACCACAGCGGTTTTCCATGCGGGCAGCGGCGGTAGCGGCCAGTCCCGTGGTGGTCGCGGCACACCCGGAGGCGCTTGTCGCCTGCACGTGAGGTGGTGTGGACCGGCCCGTAGCTGGGCGCGGTCAGGGTAACGAACACCTGCGGACGATCCGCCACTGCTTCGGGGATGTCGTGGTGGCCGCCGGCGGTGCCAGCGTGCACCAGTTGCCACGTGTCGCGAGCGTAGAGGTCCGAGCACGACGGGCAGATCTGGGCGCGGCGGTTATTGCACCGTGTCCACACGACCCGATCGCGGCCGAACTCGTCTGTACCCGTGAGTTGAATGGGGTGGGCGCAGAAGCCAACGGATTCCGCGCGCCGCCACCAG
The nucleotide sequence above comes from Mycobacterium malmoense. Encoded proteins:
- a CDS encoding replication initiator translates to MTTATTALALALPGIAATIDANAVVEQMVRRASSMGFESWWRRAESVGFCAHPIQLTGTDEFGRDRVVWTRCNNRRAQICPSCSDLYARDTWQLVHAGTAGGHHDIPEAVADRPQVFVTLTAPSYGPVHTTSRAGDKRLRVCRDHHGTGRYRRCPHGKPLWCSTAHGEADIHVGQPICADCYDYIGHVLFTWHMPELWRRFTITLRRTLRRELRATGADPDAVRVSFIKVVELQARLIPHIHALIRLDPPDGDNCGGHYWQAPLTATELATIVQQAARTVAVTVTDPSSDTATRVIRFGTQVDTQPIDNRHAGTESPAVQDDSPHGRMLPGRRVARYLAKYVTKSLADVGISARRISTEAIANLDVSDHVRAILTTISQLADRGLAGVGRWLHTLGYRGHITSKSRRYSTTMTALRERRATWTREQRLKSTAYQHDLGFDPTDSDDLVVWEFDRAGLTSLGDRTLVNSAALRCIDARRIGLMEVRGKARNQRWDLPGGCDG